In Thermostichus vulcanus str. 'Rupite', the sequence CCAGTATTCGCGTCGTCAGGGCAAAGGCGCAAGGATCACAGACCATGTGGCACACTGCCAAAACCTACGAAGATATCCTTTACGAAAAAAGCGAAGATGGCATCGCCAAAATCACCATTAACCGTCCCCACAAGCGCAATGCGTTTCGCCCCAAAACCATTCAGGAATTGATCGATGCCTTTTCCAATGTGCGGGAGGATCCCCGCATTGGGGTGGTGCTCTTCACTGGCGCCGGGCCCCATACCGATGGTCAATATGCCTTTTGCTCGGGTGGGGATCAAAGTGTGCGGGGTGAGGCCGGTTATTTGGATGAGGCAGGGATCCCCCGCTTAAACGTGTTGGACTTGCAGCGGCTGATCCGTTCCTTGCCGAAAGTGGTCATTGCCTTGGTGGCAGGCTACGCCATTGGGGGTGGCCATGTCTTGCACCTGATTTGTGATCTCACCATCGCCGCCGACAATGCCATTTTTGGTCAGACCGGCCCCAAGGTGGGCAGCTTTGATGGAGGGTTTGGAGCTAGCTACCTGGCACGGGTGGTGGGGCAGAAAAAAGCGCGAGAAATTTGGTTTCTCTGCCGACAATATACCGCAGCGCAAGCCCTGGAGATGGGTTTGGTGAATGCAGTGGTGCCGGTGGAGGAGCTGGAGGCGGAAGGGATCCGCTGGGCCCAGGAAATCTTACAGAAAAGCCCGCTAGCCATACGCTGCCTCAAGGCCGCCTTTAATGCCGATTGTGATGGTCAGGCCGGTTTACAGGAGTTGGCCGGAGATGCAACGCTGCTGTTTTACATGACCGAAGAAGCCGCCGAGGGCAAACGGGCCTTTCTGGAAAAGCGCCCCCCCAATTTTCGCCAGTTTCCCTGGCTACCCTAGCTGTGATGGAACCGCTGCCCAAAAACAACCCAAAGCGTATTCTAAAAGCTTGGTGTAAATTGGTGAAGCTAAGTTTAAAGAAAAGGCTTGCTCCCTCAGTGGGACTATGCTATTGGGAGGGCGCAACTCCTTGGCTCTGATTCTCAGCAATCTGAGTAATCTTAATCTTTCATGACTTTATTGAATTGAAATTGAATTGAAAGCAGATATCAGTATCACTCAAATTCTACAAAGTGTCTCCGTCCACATCTCAGAGGAGGGTCTGGAAAAGGAGCTAATTATACCCTTACTAGAGCT encodes:
- the menB gene encoding 1,4-dihydroxy-2-naphthoyl-CoA synthase produces the protein MWHTAKTYEDILYEKSEDGIAKITINRPHKRNAFRPKTIQELIDAFSNVREDPRIGVVLFTGAGPHTDGQYAFCSGGDQSVRGEAGYLDEAGIPRLNVLDLQRLIRSLPKVVIALVAGYAIGGGHVLHLICDLTIAADNAIFGQTGPKVGSFDGGFGASYLARVVGQKKAREIWFLCRQYTAAQALEMGLVNAVVPVEELEAEGIRWAQEILQKSPLAIRCLKAAFNADCDGQAGLQELAGDATLLFYMTEEAAEGKRAFLEKRPPNFRQFPWLP